In one Pirellulales bacterium genomic region, the following are encoded:
- a CDS encoding aspartyl protease family protein, producing MLLAAAAALIARCGYASEEPGSRVLKFSVASGGDAPLLPVRFDGRDYLFIFDTGCTGTLFDECFRDKLGEALWTARTRTPLGEISTPYFRAPRASIAGRALSGVSVVDCADLSLMRSVSGHAIYGCLGMDYLQSQQVRIDFDRGELAFLDSVPDDAGKRIPLYFSSEHGGIVAEVDIGGARELFAIDTGLVGVGHLETRLLERLVRAGDATPFKNGEAVSVGSREFVAQPRARLDVVDLEGFRHRGLVFSGATRSALGTRYLARYVVTFDFPSMIMYLKPGRMYDEPSRHDLSGMGVWRPNGETTVDVEAGSAAHRAGIRTGDVIDKVDGRAASSMPIFQIHKLLATPGRRRLGVTRGKERFDVTLVLEETSGAERLRVAEQQKKDQ from the coding sequence GTGCTGCTGGCCGCTGCGGCGGCCCTGATCGCGCGCTGCGGTTATGCGAGCGAAGAGCCCGGATCCCGCGTTTTGAAATTCTCCGTCGCCAGCGGCGGCGACGCCCCGCTGCTTCCCGTGCGGTTCGACGGCCGCGATTATCTTTTCATTTTCGACACGGGGTGTACCGGCACTCTTTTCGATGAGTGCTTCCGCGATAAGCTGGGAGAGGCGCTATGGACGGCTCGCACGCGAACACCGCTGGGCGAGATCTCGACCCCATACTTCAGGGCGCCTCGCGCAAGTATCGCGGGCCGCGCCCTGTCGGGCGTCTCCGTGGTCGATTGCGCGGACCTGTCCTTGATGCGCAGCGTGTCTGGGCACGCAATCTACGGTTGCCTGGGGATGGATTATCTCCAGAGCCAGCAGGTGCGGATCGATTTCGATCGAGGCGAGCTCGCGTTCCTTGACTCGGTGCCGGACGACGCCGGCAAGCGCATCCCACTATATTTTTCGTCGGAGCACGGCGGAATCGTCGCGGAGGTTGACATCGGCGGGGCGCGCGAGTTGTTCGCCATCGACACGGGGCTCGTCGGCGTCGGACACCTCGAAACGCGCTTATTGGAGCGCCTGGTTCGCGCCGGCGACGCGACCCCTTTCAAAAATGGAGAGGCGGTATCCGTCGGAAGCAGAGAATTCGTCGCCCAACCGCGGGCGCGACTTGATGTAGTCGACCTGGAAGGCTTCCGGCACCGCGGCCTGGTGTTTTCCGGCGCAACGCGCAGTGCGCTTGGAACCCGGTACCTGGCTCGTTACGTGGTCACCTTCGATTTCCCCTCGATGATCATGTACCTGAAGCCCGGCCGGATGTATGACGAGCCGAGCCGCCACGATTTAAGCGGAATGGGAGTTTGGCGACCCAACGGCGAGACGACCGTTGACGTTGAAGCGGGGAGCGCGGCGCACCGGGCCGGCATAAGAACCGGCGACGTGATCGACAAGGTCGACGGTCGCGCAGCATCGTCGATGCCGATATTCCAGATACACAAGCTCTTGGCGACACCGGGCAGGCGCAGGCTGGGCGTGACTCGAGGCAAAGAGCGGTTCGACGTGACGCTCGTTCTCGAGGAAACGTCCGGCGCAGAGCGACTTCGGGTCGCAGAGCAGCAGAAGAAGGACCAATGA
- a CDS encoding RHS repeat-associated core domain-containing protein, with product ETKLVDPANNSTTWVFDALNRPTSETNALGTTTTTYDASSDVTSITDADGRVRDFVYNNDQQLTAENWMSGTTVVATMAYGYDLAGELTSASDPNSAYAFAYDGDGQVISTDNAGTPNVPDVVLSNTYDLMGDRTSQSATIASTADYLNSYAFNGDQQLTAVTQQDQNGGNVISPKEIDYDYNALGQVTDTWAYNTLGGPRSDVLHGAYSYDAGDRLTGLAYTSNAGANTIDTLGWGYDAANNVTSFSSIDGTATYGYDPTNQLTSATYTTASGGHQPANESDSFDKNGNRNMTGYSTGSPNLMTSDGTYNYQYDADGNTTVRTQIASTYSTHYKTAYSWDYRNRLTDVEYYDNNGVLSEHVHYVYDVFDHLLATEADTTGSGTYNQVAWYALDVSPELPQAGVPGTLLAQPAFVFDGSGNLTQRNLVALDPAGVDQVMIQEAVSSLTQGGVNTYMADDNLGTPRDDVDNSGNLVNHDVFTSFGDEVYTSNVAVINWAGFAGGHDDPNTGLVSNYHRWYDPATGRWISADPKGFAARDPNLDRYVGNNPIDNFDPLGLYPQQGPENQGQQQPKSNPGGYLHQQPKGTPPKLKPGGYLHQKPKAKPGGYIMQQPFSRHITGQKYVPDGVITYYSDGTSEKHAFSPSTEPPQFVAPPPLIYPAKYYLPYSLPGGWKAGGMTWTPYPGGPGFKGGGLGFSY from the coding sequence CGAGACCAAGCTGGTCGATCCGGCCAATAACAGCACAACCTGGGTTTTCGATGCTCTCAACCGCCCGACGTCCGAAACGAATGCCCTGGGCACGACGACGACGACCTATGACGCGTCGTCGGACGTCACCAGCATCACGGATGCCGACGGGCGCGTTCGGGATTTCGTCTATAACAACGACCAGCAGCTCACGGCCGAGAACTGGATGAGCGGCACAACGGTCGTCGCCACGATGGCCTACGGTTACGACCTGGCCGGAGAATTGACCTCGGCCAGCGACCCGAACTCGGCCTACGCCTTCGCCTACGATGGCGACGGTCAGGTCATTTCGACCGACAACGCGGGCACGCCCAACGTCCCCGACGTGGTGCTCTCGAACACCTACGACCTGATGGGCGACCGCACCAGCCAGTCGGCGACCATCGCCAGCACCGCGGATTACCTGAACAGCTACGCCTTTAACGGCGACCAGCAACTGACCGCCGTCACGCAGCAGGACCAGAACGGCGGGAACGTCATTTCGCCCAAGGAGATCGACTACGACTACAACGCGCTGGGCCAAGTCACGGATACGTGGGCGTACAACACGCTCGGCGGCCCGCGCAGCGACGTGCTGCACGGCGCCTATTCCTACGACGCCGGCGACCGCCTCACGGGCCTGGCCTACACGTCGAACGCCGGCGCGAACACGATCGACACCCTTGGCTGGGGCTACGACGCGGCCAACAACGTCACGAGCTTCTCGAGCATCGACGGCACGGCCACCTATGGTTACGACCCGACGAACCAACTTACTAGCGCGACCTACACCACGGCCAGCGGCGGCCACCAGCCCGCCAACGAAAGTGACTCGTTCGACAAGAACGGGAACAGGAATATGACCGGATATTCGACCGGTTCGCCGAACCTGATGACCAGCGATGGCACGTACAACTACCAATACGATGCCGACGGCAACACCACCGTCCGCACGCAGATCGCATCGACCTACTCGACGCACTACAAAACCGCCTACAGTTGGGACTATCGCAACCGGCTCACCGACGTCGAGTATTACGACAACAACGGCGTGCTCAGCGAGCACGTGCATTACGTGTACGACGTCTTCGATCATCTGCTGGCCACCGAGGCCGACACGACCGGCAGCGGCACCTACAACCAGGTCGCCTGGTACGCGCTCGACGTTTCGCCCGAACTGCCGCAGGCCGGCGTGCCGGGCACGCTGTTGGCCCAACCGGCGTTCGTGTTCGACGGCAGCGGGAACTTGACGCAGCGAAACCTGGTGGCGCTCGACCCGGCCGGCGTCGACCAGGTGATGATTCAGGAAGCCGTCTCGTCGTTAACGCAGGGGGGCGTGAACACCTACATGGCCGACGACAACCTCGGCACGCCCCGCGACGACGTCGACAACAGCGGCAATCTGGTGAACCACGACGTCTTCACTTCGTTCGGCGATGAGGTCTACACCAGCAACGTTGCGGTGATCAATTGGGCCGGCTTCGCCGGCGGCCACGACGATCCGAACACCGGCCTTGTCAGCAACTATCACCGCTGGTACGATCCGGCCACGGGGCGGTGGATCAGTGCGGATCCGAAGGGGTTTGCCGCTCGAGACCCGAACTTGGACCGATATGTGGGCAACAACCCAATTGACAACTTTGATCCGCTTGGATTGTATCCCCAACAAGGACCAGAGAATCAGGGCCAACAGCAACCAAAAAGCAATCCGGGCGGCTACCTCCACCAGCAACCAAAAGGGACTCCACCAAAACTTAAACCGGGCGGCTACCTCCACCAGAAGCCAAAGGCGAAGCCTGGAGGCTACATCATGCAGCAGCCGTTTAGTCGTCACATCACCGGACAGAAGTACGTGCCTGACGGCGTCATTACGTACTACAGCGACGGCACAAGCGAGAAGCACGCATTCTCGCCTTCGACTGAGCCGCCACAGTTCGTAGCACCACCACCGCTGATTTACCCCGCCAAGTACTATCTCCCGTATTCGTTGCCAGGCGGCTGGAAGGCCGGCGGAATGACATGGACTCCGTACCCAGGGGGGCCCGGCTTCAAGGGCGGCGGCTTGGGATTTTCATATTGA
- a CDS encoding sulfotransferase encodes MNGHGQAESLAFSLADISRQVARPISDADDAPFFIFAAGWGCGERDLQRRLARTWGSESTLDPLLITAMGWQLVRSASCPQMAPEGAAERAPNAETFRQVACTQAAFLRGVCRAATGACEQNAWGATWTGLNGEHTLYLRLLFPRARFVFLHRNPIDAFVAALRSMGTSAAVEGRDLSWAAGFAEQWCRLVASFELWHKEVDGILVGYEQAMAASPGHIEAYLGERLSPPVSAAEPENGANSAAQLRADEVALLVERTREMAARLGYTLTAELTRGGQGSAGPEPASAAPQVHIRSVQISCAVLVPAMRYIEPECEEALLELERRGYAVTRLRGCSSIDQGRNMLATGALDKGFEETLWVDADTGFDPDVVEKLRSHNVPVAAGICARKSPLGGLAVAPLPGTAAITMGEGGGLVEVLYAGTGFLLVRRAVYVTIQRRFSLPICDETGPRRAIPFFMPMLEDWGGRLSYLGEDYAFSRRARLCGYKIMADTSIRLWHIGMYRYGFEDAGNSVARLETYKYSIERPQAEDLRG; translated from the coding sequence ATGAACGGACACGGACAGGCCGAATCGCTGGCATTCAGCCTCGCGGATATCAGCCGGCAAGTTGCGCGGCCGATAAGCGACGCAGACGACGCGCCGTTTTTCATTTTTGCGGCGGGCTGGGGCTGCGGGGAACGCGACCTTCAGCGGCGGCTGGCGCGGACGTGGGGGAGCGAGTCGACGCTGGATCCGCTGCTTATTACCGCCATGGGCTGGCAGCTTGTGCGCTCGGCGAGTTGCCCGCAAATGGCGCCCGAAGGCGCGGCCGAGCGCGCACCAAACGCCGAAACATTCAGGCAAGTCGCATGCACACAGGCAGCTTTCTTGCGAGGAGTTTGTCGAGCGGCAACCGGGGCTTGCGAGCAAAACGCTTGGGGGGCGACGTGGACCGGACTCAACGGAGAACATACGCTCTATCTCAGGCTGCTTTTTCCGCGCGCGAGATTTGTCTTTCTGCACCGCAACCCGATCGACGCGTTCGTGGCGGCGTTGCGCTCAATGGGCACCTCTGCGGCAGTCGAGGGGCGCGATCTGAGCTGGGCGGCTGGCTTCGCGGAGCAGTGGTGCCGCCTCGTTGCCAGCTTCGAACTCTGGCACAAAGAAGTCGATGGCATCCTGGTCGGCTACGAGCAGGCGATGGCGGCCTCGCCGGGGCATATCGAAGCCTACCTGGGGGAACGGCTGTCGCCGCCGGTTTCAGCCGCTGAGCCTGAGAACGGCGCGAACAGCGCAGCCCAGTTGCGCGCAGACGAGGTTGCCTTGCTGGTCGAACGAACGAGAGAAATGGCCGCGCGCCTCGGGTACACGCTGACAGCCGAGCTTACCCGTGGAGGGCAAGGCTCAGCCGGGCCAGAACCGGCGTCAGCGGCGCCGCAGGTGCATATACGGAGCGTGCAAATCTCGTGTGCCGTACTTGTGCCCGCCATGCGGTACATTGAGCCGGAATGCGAAGAGGCTCTTTTGGAGCTCGAGCGCCGCGGCTACGCAGTTACGCGGCTACGCGGGTGTTCGTCCATCGATCAAGGGCGGAACATGCTGGCCACGGGCGCCCTCGATAAGGGCTTCGAGGAGACGCTCTGGGTCGATGCCGATACGGGCTTTGATCCCGATGTCGTGGAAAAACTCAGGTCGCACAACGTGCCGGTCGCCGCCGGGATTTGCGCGCGAAAATCGCCTCTCGGAGGGCTGGCGGTGGCGCCGCTTCCCGGCACAGCTGCGATCACGATGGGCGAAGGCGGAGGGCTGGTGGAGGTGTTGTACGCCGGCACGGGCTTCTTGCTCGTCCGCCGCGCGGTGTATGTCACCATCCAGCGGCGCTTCAGCCTGCCGATATGTGATGAGACCGGACCGCGCCGTGCGATTCCGTTTTTCATGCCGATGCTGGAAGACTGGGGAGGAAGGCTTTCGTATCTGGGCGAGGATTACGCTTTTTCGCGCCGCGCGCGGCTGTGCGGCTACAAGATCATGGCCGATACGTCGATCCGCCTGTGGCACATCGGCATGTACCGCTACGGCTTTGAGGATGCGGGCAACAGCGTTGCACGCCTGGAAACGTATAAATACTCGATTGAGAGACCGCAGGCCGAGGACCTTCGCGG